In Umboniibacter marinipuniceus, the sequence ATATGTGCTTTTGCGGCCTCACTGAAGATATTACCTTCAAAGGCGTAGGTACGCTCGCTATGATCTGCGTATTCAGTCTCACGAATTTCAGGCAATGAATGAACGCCTAACCAGCCACGATACTCGAACTCAGATACATCGGTCTCAGGATTATCAAACTGCTTAACCCAATACCAATCGGCGAATTCTGAATGACTTTGATGTAGCAATACATCCTGCCAAGCCCAGAAGTTGATCCCGGTGTGATTCCAGGAAAAGTCCATGATTACGCGAATATCGCGCTGGTGAAATTCAGCTACCAATTCAATAAAGTCCCTATCAGCGCTGGTCCAGATCCAGTTATCGCTATCTAGCGGATCTTCCTCGTCCATCATTGCCACATCGGCGGTGGGATTAGGCCCGAAGTTTCTATCTATATGGTGCCAGCTAGCGGCATCATATTTATGTAGCGATGGCGCATCGTTGAGTGGGTTGAAATAAATCGCCGTTACACCCAGCGCTTGGATATAGTCCAACTTCTGCCGAACGCCTGCTAAGTCACCACCGTAGCGGCGCCACGCCGACTTTTGATTAAAGCTATTGATCTCATTACCATAGAAATCTTTGCCAAGGTCGTTCCCCTGGGCGTAGTCATCCAACTGATACCAATCCTGGGTCCAGGGTGTTATATGCCAACTTGTAGGGGCTATCCCAGGATAGGAGCCCTGAATATCTTCAAGACGCGGGTCGTTCGACGTATCACCGTTATAAAAGCGCTCTACGAATATCTGATACCAGATCGCATCCAGAGTCCAATCGGGTGGCTCCGAGAATTCGGGCGACTGTGCATTAGCATTGAGGGGACTGGGGGGCTGGAGCGAAGATTCCGAGGCTGCCATTTCGGTTCGTGCACTGCCATCACACCCAATTAGCGCGCCAATTAAACTTATACTCGCAATTAAACTTCGCACTATTCACCTCTTCCTGAGCTACTATTTTCCTAGAGTCTAGCAAAGCAACCAGCCGCTGCTATCCCCCTCGTAGAGGCGGATCTTGTAGCGGCTATTAGGGATGAGGCGAGTATTGGTGAGTAGGCGCTGGCTAGGCGCCTTAAATGGCGAACATGTTAAGAAGATTGAAACGAAATTAATCGATCAGATCAAATTCTTCAGCCAAAATGTGAATGATTTCAGCACGTGGATTGGCCGAAAGCACCAACTTGCGACCAATGATTTGCTCTACCGTACTAAGATAGGTTTTGGAGACATCAAGTAGAAATTCCGCAGGTAGCTCATTGTCAGACGCTAACTTCTCTCGCTCATCCATTCGTTCTTTGTTTAGTAAGATATCAGCGTCGGGGAAGTATTCAAGCAGGCGCTGACGGAAGCCTTCTTTGGAGTTTTCAATGATTTTTCCTTTGGCGTGAGCGCTAGCATCCCACATTCTTGATGAGTCAGGCGTACCTACCTCATCCATATAGATAAGCTCCTGTTCACCGTCACTATTGGTGACATAGCCAAACTCAAACTTGGTATCTACGAAAATCTGACCGGCATCCGCCAGGGCTTCTTCGATTAATTTGAAGCCGTCACTCAAAAAGCGCTCATAGCAACTGATATCGTCAACTGAAAGAAAATTGAAGTCGGCGTAATTCGCAACGATGTCGGCACGACTAATGTTGACATCATCCGCCTCAGGAACGCCGGGAATTCCCTTTAATATCCCTTTTGTAGAGGGCGTAATGAGTAAGTCTGGAAGTCTCTGATCCTTCTCGAGTCCCTCAGGCAATTCAATCCCACAGAAGTTTCGTTCACCTTGACTGTATGCTCGCCACATTGAACCGGTGATATAGTTTCTGGCAATCGCTTCAATCTTTACCGGCTTAGCTTTGCGAACAATCCAGACCAACGGATGGGGGACTTCCAATATATGACTGCCCGCTAAACCATGCTCTTTGAATAGTTCAAACCAATGATGTGAGATAGCATTGAGCGCGGCACCCTTTCCTGGAACACCTGCCAGCCCACCTTCTCCCTTCCAGATACAGTCAAAAGCCGACAGCCTATCGCTGATTACCATGATTGCTAACGGAGTATCTGCCGGTACCTCATAGCCTCGATCACGGATCAGACGCGCACTGTCAGTGGCCGTTAGCCAGTAAACTGAGCGAACTTTGCCTGAGTGAATGGGGGCATCTGTGCGAATGGGTAAGTCATCATTAACAGCCAAAACCTGCTGGGCGATGGTCATGTGAAATCCTCAAGAACAATATCATTATTGAGGGCAGGATAACTGAGCCTGCAGGGGTAGCAAGCGTATGGTAATTTTTGCCATAAACCAACAGCTATTGAGGCACCACCGAAGTCCGTCACTAACAAGCAAGCTTGTTGGGACACTGCGCCCAAACTACTAGCGCGGTAGCAAACCAGCCATCTATGGAATATTGACGACGCTATCCTTCTCTGAACTGCTTTTCTATAAATAGCACCTTCCAGACACCAAAAGGGCGACGCTATCGCGTCGCCCTTGGCCTCAGGAGTTTAACCCTAGTGATTAGCTACCTGGTACCGAGCTGACGCCCTGACCTGGCTTTCCATCTACCTGATAAAGACTTAGGTTGTAGTCACCGGTGCGCAGCGAACCATTACCCGTTTCGTCCAAGGGAAATAGCTGTGGATTACCTGCGGAGTCGTAGCCGAAGCTAAGCAAATTTGGAGCACTGACTTCTAGGCGGTAGATTCCGTCAACAGGAAGCTCAGCATCAATTAAAAGCGCATCAAAGCCTTCAAAATTCTGAAAGTTCTCCGCAACCAGCTCACTCGAGCCATCTCCTAATTCAAGATACAGTGACACCGCGCCAATGACAGGCTCGCCTACCGGGACGTCGAAACCGTTAAACTCGGCGCTGACAAAAGAGCCACCTTTGCCACGAAAGCGATAGCTGTCGACCTCGCCAGACTGATCTATTCGGCCTCGAATAAGCGCCTCATTAATAGCCAATTTTCCATCGGCGTTTTCACCCTCTATCAAAGTATTCGGCGCCACTACCTTGCGTAGATGAACCAATTTGTTGCCACCTGTTACCGAAGATTCGGTAACCAAACGAGGACGTTCACCCGCGGCCAACTTGATCACCGAACGTTCTGAGAAGAAACGGTCGCGCAGCGTACTATCTGACAAACCAATACCAACACTTGCTCCCGATGCCATCATATGCAGCTGAGCTTCGTCACCGTCGGCCAGCCCCTCAAAGACGGGGAAGAAATCAAAGCGCGACGGAACGCCAGTTGTAGGAATGCCGGTTCCAGGCGAACCGAAAGAATCATGATGACGTAAGCCTAGGTTATGACCCAGTTCATGGGCCGCTGTGTTAGAAGCTTGGTTCACCGTTGCCGTGGATAATGCCGCAGCAACATCACCATTTTCAACGGGAATACCCGATAACGAGGTTAGGAAGTTTCCAGATGGATCTAACTGGGCAAACACCGACCATAGATTCGCATCAACAAACGCTGAGTCATCACGAACCTGATTACCTATATCAATTCCCTGAGCTCGACCAAAGAGAATACCACCCGTAAAGTCAATACAGATTTGGTCTTCACATTCAAAATTGAGGGTTGAGAACTGACCAAGCTCTGGGCGAGTCTGAGTAAAACTGATATCAAAACCTGCGTAATCAGCCTCTAGTCGACGCTGAATCTCATTACGCTCTTCGACAGAAAATTCATAATTAGGGAATTGGGCGAGCTGCCCACCAAAGATTACTGCCCAGAAGAACGGTGAGCTGTTATCGAAGTCTAGGTAAACTACTTGAGTATCGTTATTACCAAGTCCAACCGCCAAGCCCTGGCCCTTCGATGCTGAGCTAGCGTTACGCGATTCACTGTTTAAACTCTTACGCGCCTGAGCTTGCGCACTATCTAATACCAGTTGGAGCTGATCAGACGTTAGGTTACGACGATCGAAGCACCCTGCGCCCCCACAGTCGTCCGTAATGACTTTAAGCTCTGAATAGTCCGAAACATCCTGGGCAATAGCCAGAGGCGAGATCGCTAAAGCCAGAAGGCTTGGCGCTATAATATCCTTAATTTTCATTTTAAAATCCTTTCTATGACAGACGATGAAATACTGAGACCCCAATAGCGTTTTAGCAGTTCAATGGAATCCAGTGCAAGCACCACTGTTAAGCAGCAGCTCTATTGATTACGCAATTAAATGCTCTAAAGATCAATAACAAAGGATCAAAGCCATCCAATTTGATTATTTTATGCACAGCATTCGAATGCAAAGAAGACTCAAGAATTAGTTATTTCGGTTGGACTTATGAATATTTAAAATTAGCGGTACTACCACTATTAAAGCGAGAACTAACAAGGGGTGTTGCGAGGGGGAGGGTAAGGTTTGAACTGTTCAAAGACAGTTCAAACCTAATAAGGATTATTCGGCAGACCAGTCAGCGCCGCGAATTGATAACCAGCCGCGAAGTTTTAACTGAGTGATTTCATCCGAGTCTGCTGCGGGGATAATTAGCCGTGCTCGAACCGAGTCCGGAGGGTAAATTCCTTCATTGGTTTGAACCTCTGGATCAACAAAGGCTTCAGCCGCTCGAACTGCTGAGGGGTAGGCAATCTCATTAACAATTGCAGCATTTACTTCAGCGTCTAGC encodes:
- a CDS encoding phosphoribosylaminoimidazolesuccinocarboxamide synthase, encoding MTIAQQVLAVNDDLPIRTDAPIHSGKVRSVYWLTATDSARLIRDRGYEVPADTPLAIMVISDRLSAFDCIWKGEGGLAGVPGKGAALNAISHHWFELFKEHGLAGSHILEVPHPLVWIVRKAKPVKIEAIARNYITGSMWRAYSQGERNFCGIELPEGLEKDQRLPDLLITPSTKGILKGIPGVPEADDVNISRADIVANYADFNFLSVDDISCYERFLSDGFKLIEEALADAGQIFVDTKFEFGYVTNSDGEQELIYMDEVGTPDSSRMWDASAHAKGKIIENSKEGFRQRLLEYFPDADILLNKERMDEREKLASDNELPAEFLLDVSKTYLSTVEQIIGRKLVLSANPRAEIIHILAEEFDLID